From a single Paenibacillus sp. FSL R5-0345 genomic region:
- a CDS encoding response regulator, translating to MKIVIVDDHPLVRRGLASVISMQPDVQFAGEATNGQEAFDVIEATKPDIVLIDLKLVDESGLDVIKTARARGIVSKFILLTSSASREDFLRAEEVLVDGYVLKEALPEELLFAIQLVHKGRKYYDPGLMEEKMRISGSSPTDELTPKEKEVLIELGQGACNRTIATHLFISEFTVKKHVSQILAKLQVNDRTQAALYANAIGLTKYEMSYE from the coding sequence ATGAAAATCGTTATTGTAGATGATCATCCTTTAGTTAGAAGAGGGCTGGCATCTGTCATTTCAATGCAGCCAGATGTGCAATTTGCTGGTGAAGCTACAAATGGTCAAGAAGCATTTGATGTGATTGAAGCGACAAAGCCAGATATTGTTCTCATTGATCTTAAGCTTGTTGATGAATCGGGATTGGATGTCATCAAGACAGCACGTGCCCGCGGCATTGTTAGTAAGTTCATTCTGTTGACTTCCTCTGCGAGCAGAGAGGATTTTTTGAGGGCTGAAGAAGTACTGGTAGATGGATATGTCCTAAAAGAGGCATTGCCGGAGGAATTACTCTTTGCTATCCAGTTGGTGCATAAAGGGCGAAAGTATTACGATCCTGGCTTAATGGAAGAAAAGATGCGTATTAGCGGCAGCAGTCCGACGGATGAATTGACACCGAAAGAGAAGGAAGTACTGATTGAACTTGGACAAGGTGCTTGCAACAGAACGATTGCTACACATCTTTTTATCAGTGAATTTACAGTAAAGAAGCATGTCAGCCAGATTTTAGCGAAGCTACAGGTTAATGACCGGACACAGGCAGCACTGTATGCAAACGCGATAGGGCTGACGAAATATGAAATGTCTTATGAGTAG
- a CDS encoding LemA family protein: protein MLGIGLTIVVIIGAYLMAAYTRLLSMRNRVRESFATIEGYLQNRVEALTEVAKMVISYAKHEHETLALVHRMRAGLSDDHLPVEKLIRYVEMEKYIHSINVQADYYPELKDSDPFIKLQQRIYILEENLSASRRIYNENVTSYNTMISSFPAFLLAVTIGFKPEILLNMEGAKRADANWTVS from the coding sequence ATGTTAGGAATCGGATTGACCATCGTTGTTATAATCGGGGCTTATTTAATGGCTGCGTATACTCGATTGTTAAGCATGCGTAATCGTGTGAGAGAATCTTTTGCTACCATAGAAGGTTATTTACAAAATCGGGTTGAGGCATTAACAGAAGTTGCGAAGATGGTAATTTCTTATGCTAAACATGAACACGAAACATTGGCGCTTGTACATAGAATGCGTGCTGGTTTAAGTGATGATCATCTTCCGGTTGAGAAGCTGATTAGATATGTGGAAATGGAAAAGTATATTCATTCGATCAATGTTCAGGCAGACTATTATCCAGAGCTTAAGGATAGCGATCCGTTTATCAAATTGCAACAAAGGATCTATATCTTAGAGGAAAACTTATCTGCCAGCAGACGTATCTATAACGAAAATGTGACAAGCTATAACACGATGATAAGTTCGTTTCCTGCGTTTTTACTTGCAGTGACTATTGGATTTAAGCCGGAAATTTTGCTCAATATGGAAGGGGCCAAACGAGCAGACGCTAATTGGACGGTATCCTAA
- a CDS encoding NPCBM/NEW2 domain-containing protein produces the protein MKKMIAIATSAAMIASFSSEAGYALASDVSKVSVVNSVVQSKAELLSSASVIPFDLYGKAILSAYNDVFKMNPANIKSITNNGGNYSGSPIAKAIDGDMSTHWETGKPNSSTFTNEVVFVFNESTELNRIVYAARQSGAKGKGFAQEFDIYGSTTDAGDFTLISSGEYKGGAGDVVEIQFAPTAFKRLKFVFKKANQDWASAAEFSFYKEDAISAKMKNLFTDDTLSQVSAAFNTVEKLTALEQEVQLHPLYTQFQADIENAKVLLENHQVEETAAKVSKLKGYGTAYENAYSEAYRMPNSNVSKVTVNGGSYPGTKPEYMLDDLPNTHWETNKNNDDSFTNEVVFELAQAKVLDRVAFLARDNRKGFPEAFEIYASETSKGETFQLVSSGTATSTNDFLEFKFEPTKFKRLKFKFTKANINRPFAAEFRFYTEDKVSEAVNGIFTDGTMSAVVPAYNSANAINELEEAAKVHPLYPILKDSLDLAKKLVNGEVQTEGTIIEAEQRGDMKKHAQQNLRIGFGTNNQPTGLVAMPGDTINVYVDAASTDKLPAIVFSQQEAAWNVWARSVQLRPGKNTITVPEFATNSYYAHDVTKGGTVYIVNPYTAEQQGKAPLIRFEGLTKIPMMTKTTDPEQFKAFLTTYKQKIDEDKAAHPNVQDRKLIDVVEMVSDHVIFTGTATEAYNKFITQENNPLNTVTGYDTWMKTIFDFYGLDGSSEIHDAKLIRENIRLMQPYGAMYAAGDHTGIQIGTVATILGDFNKVYPGWGLNHEIGHRLAMGEREYGEVTNNMVSMLMSVYADSMDTRIPFESDIYKYVLEENKVVMNQQGLFAQLGAYWQLELAHPGYWTELTKLYRERKVSLPNGDNSKQQYLVEFSSEVLGLDLSSYFARHGFTVNPETKEKLAKYPAPKKLWYLNNSVVHYEGTGIADKNVAIKVNITPNATAKSNTLSFSMNKDLKKDFLGYEVYRNDVLVGFTGTDQFVDTNVDSSINYTYKIVGYDKKLNALKPVQVKAFKPALSVEDQITLKLNQAFDPMNYVKAANYQGNDITADVTLKSNTVDVTQKGDYEVVYEVKNEGVTETKTTQVTVTSDYAYISDLNAKSVVVGWGELKKDKAVSGGIITLVRQGLAATYAKGIGVHANSEVVYDIEGKGYDFFESYIGIDQAMKGKPSSATFEVYVDGEKKFASDVFRAGTEHGYVRIPVTGAREVKLVTTDATDGNASDHTVWADAKFTNTSSKPIITVPEETTFVKLNSEFDALTDVTAFDTEDGNLIGAVEVKPNGFTSSKTGTYNVELSVTDRDGNTAVKTRTIVVYSANKYLSDIAWQSARTDYNVVRKDKASTNNPIKLLVNGVTKEFAKGLGTHANSEIVYNLVGANFEYFETYVGVDRNIPEQSNSSVIFKIFADGVEVYNSGLMKFGSEAKLARIPVKGVNELKLVLDNAGNGNASDHGDFADAKFMILNSTPELTIAKSVSTKVGQEIAVSADYSATDSEDGDLTAQVKVTGEDQVKWGRAGKYPITYTVTDSDGNTTTKTRTIAVVDMTDFTYLTDYDWNSTQNSYTAPLKDKSISANALRLTGEGNQIVSYERGIGAHSNSTIVYDLSDKNADYFTSYVGVDRQMYGSVGSVSFEVFVDGEKRFDSGVMGSRDPQKFIELDINGAKELKLVVTDGGNGNGSDHATWGGTKLHFANGDHLFTGDLEQAIAAAKAISLDGFTAESIAVFTASLTGAEAALANSAVTQSEVDAAVAALQLAIEGLTELDLTQVITIADPYLSTSIKTTLGVSGDLTLGDMYNLTTLTSETRRARSLKGLQYAKNLETLDITGNEITDFSPLQGLTKLTSLLADPQMVEVGQLKGPVVEFINPVKGIDGSKVIPSSAGVRNTGTFKEIMFDVNEWAANPDVFTIDLSNEEKGTYMLGLTYQVAGNLVQLISFIDNK, from the coding sequence ATGAAAAAAATGATTGCAATCGCTACATCAGCAGCCATGATAGCCAGTTTTTCGAGCGAGGCAGGTTATGCTTTAGCAAGTGATGTAAGTAAGGTAAGTGTAGTGAACAGCGTAGTACAAAGCAAAGCTGAGCTATTAAGCAGTGCGTCAGTTATTCCGTTTGATCTGTATGGAAAGGCTATCCTAAGCGCTTATAACGATGTTTTTAAAATGAATCCTGCAAATATTAAATCCATCACGAATAACGGTGGCAACTACTCAGGTTCACCAATAGCTAAGGCTATTGATGGCGATATGAGTACGCATTGGGAAACAGGCAAACCGAATAGCTCAACGTTTACGAATGAGGTTGTCTTTGTTTTTAATGAGTCCACGGAATTAAATAGAATCGTATACGCTGCAAGACAATCCGGTGCAAAGGGTAAGGGGTTTGCTCAGGAATTTGATATTTATGGCTCAACTACGGATGCAGGCGATTTTACACTAATATCCTCTGGAGAATATAAAGGCGGAGCAGGTGACGTAGTAGAGATTCAGTTTGCACCTACAGCCTTCAAGAGACTTAAATTTGTCTTCAAAAAAGCTAACCAAGATTGGGCGAGTGCAGCAGAGTTTTCTTTTTACAAAGAAGATGCCATATCGGCAAAGATGAAAAACTTATTTACAGATGATACCTTGAGTCAAGTTAGTGCAGCATTTAATACGGTAGAGAAGTTAACCGCTTTAGAACAAGAAGTGCAGTTACATCCACTGTACACGCAGTTTCAAGCAGATATAGAGAATGCAAAGGTGCTTCTGGAAAACCATCAAGTAGAGGAAACGGCAGCTAAGGTTTCGAAGTTAAAGGGGTATGGCACAGCATATGAAAATGCCTATAGCGAAGCTTACAGAATGCCAAACTCAAACGTATCAAAAGTAACGGTGAATGGTGGAAGCTACCCAGGTACGAAACCGGAATACATGCTCGATGATCTGCCTAATACACATTGGGAAACGAACAAAAATAATGACGACAGCTTCACGAATGAAGTCGTGTTTGAATTAGCACAGGCCAAAGTATTAGACAGAGTGGCTTTCCTGGCTAGAGATAATCGCAAAGGGTTCCCAGAAGCTTTTGAAATCTATGCATCAGAGACGAGTAAGGGAGAGACCTTTCAGCTCGTATCTAGCGGAACCGCGACTAGTACGAACGACTTTCTGGAGTTTAAATTCGAGCCTACGAAGTTTAAAAGATTGAAATTCAAGTTCACAAAAGCCAATATTAACAGACCTTTTGCGGCTGAATTTAGATTTTATACAGAGGATAAAGTAAGCGAAGCTGTGAATGGTATTTTCACAGATGGAACGATGAGTGCGGTTGTTCCTGCTTATAATAGCGCCAATGCAATCAATGAATTAGAAGAAGCGGCAAAAGTACATCCGCTCTATCCAATCCTTAAAGACTCATTGGATTTGGCTAAGAAGCTAGTAAATGGTGAAGTTCAAACCGAAGGCACCATTATTGAGGCTGAACAGCGTGGAGATATGAAAAAGCATGCACAGCAAAACCTGAGAATTGGTTTCGGTACGAACAACCAACCTACGGGACTCGTTGCAATGCCTGGAGATACGATCAATGTTTATGTAGACGCAGCTTCTACTGATAAATTGCCTGCAATAGTATTTTCGCAACAAGAGGCTGCTTGGAATGTTTGGGCTAGAAGCGTGCAATTACGTCCTGGTAAAAACACTATAACCGTTCCTGAGTTCGCGACGAATAGTTATTATGCACATGATGTGACTAAGGGCGGTACAGTATATATCGTCAATCCATATACAGCTGAGCAACAAGGAAAAGCACCTTTGATCCGGTTCGAGGGGCTTACGAAGATCCCTATGATGACAAAGACCACAGATCCAGAACAATTCAAAGCCTTCCTAACCACCTACAAACAAAAAATAGATGAAGATAAGGCAGCACATCCGAATGTTCAAGATCGCAAACTTATTGATGTAGTAGAAATGGTCAGCGATCATGTTATTTTTACAGGAACGGCTACAGAAGCGTATAACAAGTTTATTACACAAGAAAACAATCCACTGAATACCGTAACCGGCTATGATACTTGGATGAAGACGATCTTTGACTTCTATGGCTTGGATGGCAGTAGCGAGATTCATGATGCCAAGCTAATTCGTGAAAATATTCGATTGATGCAGCCTTATGGTGCAATGTATGCCGCGGGAGATCATACTGGGATACAAATTGGGACCGTAGCGACGATTTTGGGTGATTTTAACAAAGTCTATCCAGGTTGGGGATTGAATCATGAAATTGGGCATCGCTTGGCTATGGGTGAACGGGAATATGGTGAAGTAACTAATAATATGGTGTCTATGTTGATGTCAGTCTATGCGGATTCTATGGATACTCGTATTCCTTTTGAGAGTGATATTTATAAATATGTCCTCGAAGAAAATAAAGTGGTTATGAATCAGCAGGGCTTATTTGCACAGCTCGGTGCCTACTGGCAGTTGGAATTGGCGCACCCGGGTTACTGGACCGAACTGACCAAGCTGTACCGCGAGCGAAAGGTATCCCTTCCTAACGGTGACAATTCCAAGCAACAGTATTTAGTAGAGTTCTCCTCCGAAGTGCTGGGACTGGATTTAAGCAGCTATTTTGCCAGACATGGCTTCACTGTGAATCCAGAAACGAAAGAGAAGCTGGCTAAATATCCAGCACCGAAAAAGCTATGGTATTTAAATAACTCAGTGGTTCATTATGAGGGCACAGGAATAGCAGATAAGAATGTTGCCATAAAGGTTAATATCACACCTAACGCTACAGCTAAATCGAACACATTAAGCTTTAGTATGAATAAGGATCTGAAGAAAGATTTCTTAGGTTATGAGGTGTATCGAAATGATGTGTTGGTTGGTTTTACTGGGACTGACCAGTTCGTGGACACGAACGTAGATAGCAGCATCAATTATACGTACAAGATTGTTGGTTATGATAAGAAGCTGAACGCATTGAAACCAGTGCAGGTTAAAGCCTTCAAGCCAGCCCTGTCTGTTGAAGATCAAATTACATTAAAGCTTAATCAAGCCTTTGACCCGATGAACTATGTAAAAGCGGCTAACTATCAAGGCAACGATATTACTGCTGATGTTACCCTGAAATCAAATACCGTTGATGTAACACAAAAAGGTGACTACGAAGTTGTATATGAAGTGAAGAACGAAGGGGTTACAGAAACTAAAACTACACAGGTTACGGTAACGAGTGACTATGCTTATATCTCAGACCTTAATGCCAAATCAGTCGTTGTTGGTTGGGGTGAATTAAAGAAAGATAAAGCCGTTTCTGGTGGAATCATCACCCTTGTTCGACAAGGGCTAGCTGCGACTTATGCCAAAGGAATTGGTGTTCATGCCAACTCTGAAGTTGTTTATGATATTGAGGGCAAAGGATATGACTTCTTTGAAAGCTACATCGGGATCGATCAAGCGATGAAAGGAAAGCCATCTTCTGCAACCTTTGAAGTGTATGTAGATGGAGAGAAGAAATTCGCGAGCGATGTTTTCCGGGCAGGAACGGAGCATGGATATGTGAGAATACCAGTAACAGGCGCGCGCGAAGTGAAGCTGGTTACCACAGATGCTACAGACGGTAATGCTTCAGATCACACGGTATGGGCGGATGCAAAGTTTACGAATACTTCAAGCAAACCGATTATCACAGTGCCGGAAGAGACAACTTTCGTGAAGTTGAACAGTGAATTTGATGCTTTGACCGATGTGACTGCCTTTGATACGGAAGATGGTAACTTGATTGGAGCGGTTGAAGTAAAACCGAACGGGTTTACTTCAAGCAAAACAGGCACCTACAACGTCGAACTGTCAGTTACAGATCGGGATGGGAATACAGCTGTAAAGACTAGAACAATTGTTGTGTACAGCGCTAATAAATACCTGAGTGATATAGCTTGGCAGTCGGCAAGAACGGATTATAATGTAGTTCGTAAGGATAAGGCAAGTACTAACAACCCGATTAAGCTACTTGTAAATGGTGTAACCAAAGAGTTTGCGAAGGGCTTAGGAACGCATGCTAACTCTGAAATCGTGTATAATCTGGTGGGTGCTAATTTCGAATATTTTGAAACGTATGTAGGGGTTGATCGAAATATCCCAGAGCAAAGCAACTCTAGTGTGATCTTCAAAATCTTCGCTGATGGGGTAGAAGTGTATAATAGCGGACTGATGAAATTTGGCTCGGAAGCTAAATTAGCTCGAATCCCTGTAAAGGGTGTAAATGAATTGAAATTGGTGTTAGATAATGCAGGTAACGGAAATGCTTCAGATCACGGCGATTTCGCGGATGCGAAGTTTATGATTCTGAATAGTACGCCTGAGCTTACCATAGCTAAATCTGTATCCACTAAAGTAGGACAGGAAATAGCAGTAAGTGCAGATTATTCGGCAACGGATTCAGAAGATGGTGACTTGACGGCTCAAGTAAAGGTTACGGGTGAAGATCAAGTTAAATGGGGCAGAGCTGGAAAGTATCCGATCACTTACACAGTAACCGATAGTGATGGAAATACGACTACCAAGACTAGAACAATAGCCGTAGTAGACATGACGGACTTTACGTATCTGACGGATTATGATTGGAATTCTACTCAGAACAGCTATACTGCACCTTTGAAGGATAAATCAATTAGTGCCAATGCACTGAGATTAACAGGCGAGGGCAATCAAATAGTGTCCTACGAAAGAGGGATTGGAGCGCACTCTAACTCGACGATTGTATACGATCTAAGCGATAAGAACGCGGACTACTTCACTTCCTATGTGGGTGTAGATCGACAAATGTACGGTTCTGTCGGTTCGGTGAGCTTTGAAGTATTTGTGGATGGAGAGAAGAGATTCGATAGTGGTGTCATGGGCTCCAGAGATCCACAGAAATTCATCGAGTTGGATATTAACGGAGCCAAGGAGCTGAAATTAGTCGTTACGGACGGCGGAAATGGAAACGGATCTGACCATGCCACATGGGGGGGAACCAAACTACATTTCGCGAATGGAGATCACCTGTTCACTGGAGATCTGGAACAAGCGATTGCAGCGGCTAAAGCAATCTCTCTAGATGGCTTCACGGCTGAGAGTATAGCGGTATTTACGGCCAGCCTCACGGGTGCAGAAGCGGCTTTGGCTAATTCTGCTGTCACACAAAGTGAAGTAGATGCAGCAGTAGCGGCGTTACAACTAGCAATAGAAGGTCTGACCGAATTAGACCTTACGCAAGTCATTACTATTGCAGATCCTTATCTAAGTACTTCGATCAAGACCACATTAGGCGTATCTGGAGACCTAACGCTAGGTGACATGTATAACCTTACGACGTTAACCAGCGAAACCAGAAGAGCCAGATCTTTGAAAGGTCTACAGTATGCTAAGAATCTTGAGACGCTAGATATCACTGGAAATGAAATCACTGATTTCTCCCCGCTACAAGGACTAACTAAACTTACGAGCTTATTGGCCGATCCTCAAATGGTAGAGGTAGGACAATTAAAGGGACCTGTAGTTGAATTTATCAATCCGGTGAAAGGGATCGATGGCAGCAAAGTGATCCCTAGTTCGGCTGGTGTCAGAAACACTGGAACATTTAAAGAAATCATGTTTGATGTGAATGAATGGGCAGCTAATCCGGATGTGTTCACTATAGACCTATCGAACGAGGAGAAGGGAACTTACATGTTGGGGTTAACTTACCAAGTTGCAGGTAATCTTGTGCAATTGATTTCTTTTATTGATAACAAATAA
- a CDS encoding EAL domain-containing protein has translation MNVACNHCVVRELNFEIKAHGELNLRILPKVIHHLSRSNTIHKVEENVITIKEAGVRDFLDFCNDHMESEQFEFRIDDQTWRPLSELPTVLNMEWIDEVITKGLVTCHFQPIVNVREEIFAYELLSRFKKDDGSLIYPNEIFAAARNRGRLYALDRLCRMTAVKYAAPLNKKTFINFIPTSIYTPEFCLRSTVELANQLGVDPSLFVFEVVETEKVDDLAHLKAILTYYKDRGFEYALDDVGEGFSTIEMLLELKPHYMKLDMKYVQGVSSDLNKQKIAKQFLEKALEIQSVPLAEGVEFREDFEWLKQSGYQLFQGYLFGKPDPIPKQ, from the coding sequence ATGAATGTGGCATGTAATCATTGTGTAGTAAGAGAGCTGAATTTTGAAATCAAGGCTCATGGTGAGCTTAATCTAAGGATTTTACCTAAGGTTATTCATCATTTGAGTAGAAGTAATACGATACATAAGGTGGAAGAAAATGTGATTACGATTAAGGAGGCTGGGGTGCGGGATTTTCTAGATTTCTGTAATGACCATATGGAGTCGGAGCAGTTTGAATTCCGTATAGATGACCAAACATGGAGACCTCTATCCGAATTACCCACTGTACTTAATATGGAATGGATTGATGAGGTTATAACTAAGGGTTTAGTTACTTGTCACTTCCAACCGATTGTGAACGTACGGGAAGAGATTTTTGCATACGAGCTCCTATCCAGATTTAAAAAAGATGATGGGTCCCTTATCTATCCTAATGAGATTTTTGCGGCGGCACGGAATCGTGGGCGTTTATATGCTTTAGACCGGTTATGTAGAATGACTGCTGTAAAATATGCTGCACCCTTAAATAAAAAAACCTTTATTAATTTTATCCCAACGTCGATCTACACGCCAGAATTCTGCTTAAGATCAACCGTTGAACTGGCCAATCAATTAGGCGTCGATCCGTCTCTTTTTGTCTTTGAAGTTGTTGAGACGGAGAAAGTGGATGATCTCGCTCATTTGAAAGCTATTTTGACATATTACAAGGATCGGGGATTTGAATACGCTTTAGATGATGTTGGCGAGGGCTTCAGCACAATCGAGATGTTATTGGAGCTTAAACCCCATTACATGAAGCTGGATATGAAATATGTGCAGGGTGTGTCCAGCGATCTGAACAAACAGAAAATAGCTAAACAATTTTTAGAAAAAGCTTTAGAAATCCAATCCGTTCCTTTAGCAGAAGGTGTGGAGTTTAGAGAGGACTTTGAATGGCTCAAGCAGAGTGGTTATCAGTTGTTTCAGGGATATTTATTTGGAAAGCCTGATCCTATTCCCAAACAGTGA
- a CDS encoding Crp/Fnr family transcriptional regulator: MEASFWTGTRFFQGLTSKEIEAVSRLFTYKACSKGTPVFAESDPGDHAYIIYSGIIRVYATTKGKEHTVDLFGKGDFFGDLEVIHPSNVRVLSAVAMNDTVLFEIKREPFEQMLASYPLIKEQLMLLQMDRLFLSNRLLHEMKFHDARARAIFTLRRLYQRFGVEEQGKQRIDLRLTHQQFADMIGTLRETATLVLKDLQEQKIIDIQHQQITVLDPTYLLEYTDFD; this comes from the coding sequence ATGGAAGCTTCTTTTTGGACGGGGACTCGCTTCTTTCAGGGGTTAACCTCGAAGGAGATTGAGGCGGTCTCAAGACTGTTCACATATAAGGCCTGTTCCAAAGGTACCCCGGTGTTTGCAGAATCAGATCCTGGGGATCATGCCTACATTATCTATTCGGGAATTATTAGGGTGTACGCCACTACGAAGGGGAAAGAGCATACCGTAGATCTTTTTGGAAAAGGCGATTTCTTTGGTGATCTGGAAGTGATCCATCCCTCCAATGTAAGGGTGCTATCTGCCGTAGCTATGAACGATACAGTATTATTTGAGATTAAACGTGAGCCATTTGAGCAGATGCTTGCCAGCTACCCGTTGATTAAGGAGCAATTGATGCTGTTGCAAATGGACCGTTTATTTTTATCGAATCGGTTATTACATGAAATGAAATTTCATGATGCGAGAGCGCGTGCGATATTTACACTAAGAAGACTATACCAAAGATTCGGAGTAGAGGAGCAAGGCAAACAGAGGATTGATCTTCGATTGACCCATCAGCAGTTCGCGGATATGATCGGAACATTAAGGGAGACGGCTACTCTTGTGCTTAAAGATCTGCAGGAGCAAAAGATTATTGATATTCAACATCAGCAGATCACCGTGTTAGACCCGACGTATTTACTAGAGTATACGGATTTCGATTGA
- a CDS encoding leucine-rich repeat domain-containing protein: protein MRYNFDGKGLTETPEIIFESNPLLELSMYNNHIKEIPDQLFLHDELEVLNYAGNQIERLPDNISRLVHLRMLDLGHNRLKVLPDSIGGLQGLDSFLYLSNNQFEQLPEQLCNLQKLKYLNVTDNHLKQLPVRIGEMSSLIELRLYYNQLECLPDSITQIKGLRELHLYGNQLTVLPEHLGAIEELRILDLSDNRIAALPLSFGKLSKLRRLNLRKNKLNQLPEEIGQLSSLIELDLRDNHLQEIPDSLLQLDRLEKLDLRWNHSLRGTDIVEQLEQRGCIVYK, encoded by the coding sequence ATGAGATATAATTTTGACGGAAAAGGACTTACCGAAACGCCAGAGATCATTTTTGAGAGTAATCCTCTACTAGAACTCAGCATGTACAACAACCACATTAAAGAGATTCCCGATCAGCTCTTCCTTCATGATGAATTAGAAGTACTGAATTATGCGGGTAATCAAATTGAACGGTTACCCGATAACATCAGTCGTTTAGTTCACTTGCGAATGCTGGATTTAGGCCATAATCGACTAAAAGTACTGCCGGATAGCATTGGCGGACTGCAAGGGTTGGATTCTTTTCTATATCTAAGCAATAATCAGTTCGAACAGCTGCCGGAGCAGCTTTGTAATCTCCAGAAGCTCAAGTATCTGAACGTAACAGATAATCACCTCAAGCAATTGCCTGTCCGTATAGGCGAAATGAGCAGTCTAATTGAATTGCGGCTATATTACAATCAGCTAGAATGTCTACCTGATTCGATCACACAAATAAAAGGGTTAAGAGAGCTCCATCTGTATGGCAATCAACTGACCGTTTTACCCGAGCATTTGGGTGCTATAGAAGAGCTTCGGATTCTTGATTTAAGTGATAATCGAATCGCTGCGCTGCCTTTATCCTTTGGTAAACTAAGCAAGCTAAGAAGACTGAACCTTAGAAAAAATAAACTGAATCAGCTGCCTGAGGAAATAGGTCAACTAAGCAGCCTCATAGAGCTTGACCTAAGAGATAATCATCTGCAGGAGATTCCAGATTCCCTGCTACAGCTGGATCGATTAGAGAAGCTGGATCTCAGATGGAATCACAGCTTGAGGGGAACAGACATTGTAGAGCAATTAGAGCAAAGAGGATGTATCGTATATAAATAA
- a CDS encoding sensor domain-containing diguanylate cyclase: protein MDDRLRYAPCGYVSITHEGMIKDVNQTFLDRMGYKQVDLVHKHFESIMSTANKLIFHSYFYPFINLNGQVEELFINLKDSKGQAVPYLLNGRRLECEGVEVIDCILVQMGKRIDYELELRSAKKQIEEAYWEKDQALAKLKQIHLEIEQKQAELMEMNAVLVELSNTDKLTGLKNRRFLQEKLDEQIVGYGRDQAVFSLCIIDIDHFKKVNDTYGHQTGDYVLEKLASILKLQSREEDIAARYGGEEFILLLPNTDISESKIIAENLRQSIAYSTWEMGQITVSVGIATFIPADSEATLLQKADQALYASKEQGRNRVTHSIDLNEKLL from the coding sequence ATGGATGACCGATTAAGATATGCGCCTTGTGGCTATGTTTCTATTACCCATGAAGGAATGATCAAGGATGTAAATCAGACGTTCTTGGACCGTATGGGGTATAAGCAGGTTGATTTGGTGCATAAGCATTTTGAATCTATCATGTCTACGGCAAACAAGCTTATTTTTCATTCATACTTCTATCCTTTTATCAATCTGAATGGACAGGTGGAAGAGTTATTTATCAATTTGAAGGACAGCAAGGGACAAGCCGTCCCTTACTTGTTAAATGGCAGACGCCTTGAGTGTGAAGGTGTAGAGGTCATTGATTGTATTTTAGTACAGATGGGAAAACGCATCGATTATGAGCTAGAGTTACGATCTGCGAAGAAGCAAATAGAAGAGGCTTATTGGGAAAAAGATCAGGCGCTGGCAAAGCTCAAACAAATTCACCTGGAAATTGAACAGAAGCAAGCTGAGCTGATGGAAATGAATGCCGTTTTAGTAGAATTATCTAATACAGATAAGCTGACTGGACTGAAGAATAGAAGGTTTCTTCAAGAGAAGCTGGACGAGCAGATCGTAGGGTATGGACGGGATCAAGCGGTATTTTCACTGTGTATTATAGATATTGATCATTTTAAAAAAGTGAACGATACCTATGGGCATCAGACAGGTGACTATGTACTGGAGAAATTGGCAAGTATCTTGAAATTGCAATCTCGTGAAGAGGATATTGCGGCTAGATATGGCGGTGAGGAATTTATACTTCTTTTACCGAATACAGATATCTCGGAATCAAAGATCATAGCCGAGAATTTACGGCAATCTATCGCATATTCAACTTGGGAAATGGGCCAGATTACGGTGAGCGTGGGTATAGCTACGTTTATTCCAGCCGATTCAGAAGCCACCCTACTGCAAAAAGCTGATCAAGCGCTCTATGCCTCTAAAGAGCAGGGGAGGAACCGCGTCACGCATAGCATAGATTTGAATGAAAAGCTTCTTTAA